CCACCCCGTCCCCTGCTGGGGGCTCACACAGAAACGGGAAGGTCTTGGGGGAGAGTTTGAAGAGCCAGAAGCTCTGGCTGGCCCAAGTCATGAGTATGTACAAACAGAGGCTGAGGAGAATGGCCAGCACAAACAGGACGGTCCAGTATTTGAGGATGAGGATGACCTGCACGAGGAGCGAGGGGTAAGCAGGGGCGGGCGGGAACCCCGGGGCTGGGCTCCGTGGAGGAGGGCGAGGGCTGAGCCCCCCGGGGTCCACAAAGGGCAGGCTCACCCGGCGGCGAGACCTCAGCGGCCCGTGTCCGAGGCCCCCTTACCTCCATGGTGACGGACAGCAGGCCCGACAGGGCCACGACCTCGGCAAATGACTGATAGTCGCCGAAGATGACGGGCCCGCCCGAATCACGGCAGACCCACAGGGTCATGAAGAAGTTGACCAGGGAGGTGCCCATGCCGTGGGCCACAGCTTGGAGAAAGACCCAGTAGTTAAAGAGCTCGTCCTTCTGGCCCACGATGTATAGCTCCGGCAACTTCAGGCTCTGCTCCGCACTCACGTCCTGGCAACGGGGCATAGTGGGTAGGGAGCGGCAGCATTTGGGACCGGCTCAGGGGTGGGAGATGGCCCCCACGCCACCCTAGGCCCCCAGCGGGAGGAGGGGGCACAGAGACAGGAGCATCCTCAGGGAAGGAGGAAGCCAGGCCTCGGGCTGCTCACCTGCTCGAACAGGCCGATGTACAGGACCGGAAGGGTGGTATACAGCAGGTTGAAGAGCGCCAGGAACCAGCCTTCGTACAGGGGCtggggggcggcggcggggaggAGAACGCGGTCAGCGGAACCAGAAACGCATCTTTCCCTGAGGAGACCCACCCAAGCTAGCTGGGCCCCCGCTCCAGGAGAGGATTCCAGGTGAGCTGGAAAGTCACATTGCAATCAAGTTTGGGGCTAAGACCAGGGGTGGGTTAAGTGAGGCTTGAGAAAAGCTGGAAGataaaaggcagagggaaaaagtACAATCTAATCTTATTAAAACAGCGCCTCTGCGTGGGTTGGGACTGGCTGGCTTCCCCAAGGAGCCACAGGAGGAAACACGGCTGGGGAATGCGTTTTCAGACCATTTTAGATTCAGGGAATCACTGGTGGGTGAGAGATTCGGAAGAGACCCCACAGGTAGGGAGCTCAGCTCCCTTCCCGATGCAGGAATGCAGTCCAGTTCAAAGGAGATGGGTTTCGGTTCCGAAAAACCACTTCCTGTGCCTTCTGGGCCCGAGCAAATAGGTAACAAGCAGGAAGTTTGCGAGAATTTGAATTTCTCACTGTCGGAGGAGAGAGTCACAGACGAGGATGTGGAAAAGGCTAAGCTGCGCCTTGCGCTGTGGGACCGGACTCAGCGTGAACTCATGGTCTTTaaaggacacagagacagacagacggagAGACACAGGCGTGGCTGTGGGTCGGCACGTGGTTACCACGTGCGCGTCGCTGGCTCCATCTGCTGAGACGGCTGCGCGCCCAGCAGCGATGAGCACAGCGGCCACAGGGATCTGGGTGTCCAACTGCCCTTCTCTCGTGCAAAGACGCGGAGCTCCTCACGGGAGCTGCTGACCCCAGGCTTTGCTCAGGGAACCCCTTTGTAGCCCCAGGAAGTGAGGATGCGCTCGGAGAAGAGCAGACACGTGTCCCAAGGACAAATCGGGGACAATCCGAAcaacaaaatagagaacagagTAAACCTCCGTGAGTCCACACGGAGAGGAATAAGGAACTGAATAAAGAAATGGGGGAGAAGGAGCCGCTCTTCCTGCAGAAGAATTCCAGTTGACAAGGAAGAGCCGACGAAGGAATTCACAAATCTCAGGGCACAGATCAACCTACAGAAAACCATCTGTGTTTCTGTACAGCAGCCACGAGCCGTCCCCGAagggaattaagaaaacaacGCCCTCTAAAGTAGCGTCTAAgagaataaaatgtctagaaataaaaaagtgaaaggagCGATACGTATTTGTCAAGGGCGCCTCTGTCGAACTCCCGCTTAAATGCCTGGGTATGAGTGACGGGGAGCTCACTCTCTCACACAGCCCTATGATTCTTCTAAGGCCCCAGAGAGCACATCTAGTCTCCGCCCTGATACCATTGAGTAGTTTCAAGTCAGGAAGCAGCCCTCACAGTCACATTCTCTGGGGTTCAGGGTGTCCCTCTCTCCCTAGAAGGACACCCATTTGGGGCATCTGCCCTGCCCTTGTTGCAAAGCTCCAATTTGCCAAACAGGCCTGAAAATGTTGGGCACAGAGCTGAGCAGAAACAatcccctccctttccctggaCTCTATGCCTCTATGAATGCAGCCATGCAAGAGGCTGCattgctctgtgacctcaggccagCCCCGCCTCCTGAGGACCCCAGAGTGTGAGCACGCCGGCTTCTCTGCGAAGACTACGGGAGAGACACGGCCGTTCCCTGCAGCGCACCTGGGCGGTGAAGCCGCTGTAGAAGGCGAACCAGACCTGGGCCATCATGCTGGCCAGCGTCTTATAGATGAAATAGCGCAGGAACTTGCAGACGCGCAGGTAGGACCAGCGCCCGTGCACCAGCAGCAGCCGCTGCAGGAAGCAGAACTGGGCCAGCACGTAGTCGCTGTTCTGCGTGGCCTGCATGCCCTCCTGGCCGGCCAGCCCCACGCCGATGTCCGCGGCTGCGAGGGGGACACACACAGCTTGTCCGTCCCGGCCGCCCCCAGCCCGCCCGGCGCCCACCACCTCCCCCCGCGCGCGcccccccctccacccccggCCCTGCTGCCCACCACCCACTCTTGATCATGTTGACGTCGTTGGCGCCGTCGCCGATGGCCAGGGTCACCACGTGCTGGTATTTCTTGACCAGGGCCACGATCAAGGCCTTCTGCTTGGGCGTCACCCGGCAGCAGATGACCGCTTGGCACCGCGAGGCCAGCTCCACGAAGGCGCGCTCCCGCCGCATCTCGGGGCTCTCGTGGGCGCGCGCCTTCTGGTCCGGCGACGCCAGCCCCGTGCTCCTCAGCTGCGTCCCGAGGGAGCGCCACATCAGGGACAGCCGCCGGGCCTGCAGGAAGTCCGTCCTCCTCTCGCCAGGCTCCTGCCACGGCTCCTCCGCGTCCGCGTCCGCGCTCTGGACCAGCGCCCGCGGCTCCTTGCGCAGGGACAGCAGCAGCTGGTCCTGGACGAGGGGGTCGGGGGGCAGGGGGCGCATCACTCCGCTCCTCCCGGGCCATCCCTAGGCTGGACCTGACcctccctggctctgccccttccacctcccacctcccacctccggCCCCGCGGGTCCTCCCAGGCCCCTCCCGAGCGCCAGGGCGCCCCCGCATCCTCCCTGAGCGGGCACTGACCAGGAAATCCCCGTTGATGACCATGGCCATCTTGACCTGTGGCAGGAACCGCTTCTTCAGGCAGTTCTTTCCCAGCAGGTTGTTGTTGCTCTCCCAGTAGGCCTCCAGGATCCGACTGGGGGGGTGGGGACCCAGCTGGGGCTCAGCCCTCTCCAGGCCCTCCGCAGccgtgcctcggtttccccgCCCTGGGAGCCCAGCCCCGGGTGGAGGGGAGCGCGCTCGGcagacccccagggctgggggtgcccgcccccgcccccgccccggcctcggcCCGGGCCCCGGTCCCCGCTGCTCACGTGATCTCCTTCTCCTCCAGGATGAGCATGTTCTCCGAGAGCAGCTGACAGGCAAAGCCGATGTTCACCGCCGTCTCTGCAAAGCGGCGGGCTCAGCACCGGGCAGCCTCCGCCCGGGCCACGCCCCCTCCGCCCCGGAGACCCAGCCCCGCCCATCACAGCAGCACGCCCCGCCCCCCGGCCACGGTGATTGGCTCAGAGGAGGGCATGCGACCTAGGCCGGCCAATGAGAGCCAGCCTTGAGACTTTGGCTGCAGCTCTGAGCAGAGGGACCGCCCCTCCagctggctggggccaggctccTGGAAAGAGGTGAGTCTGAGGCCACGGCCAAGGGGGAATGGGAGACACAGCAAGCCCAGGGCCCTGGGCACTTTTAGGAACCCACGAAAATGACCTAATTCCCGttcaaatcagaaggaaaaacaaagtgacCGTAACCCGGCCTGGATATTTCTCTTTATCCCGACACGGCTGTGAGATGTCATTTTCAatattgtgtgcatgtgtgtggctCATGCCCACAGAAGTCCTAATGTGGCCCCGCTGGCACCCGTGCCCAGTGGGGTCCCAGAGAACTTGCAGGGGTGGTGGCCAGTCAGGTCTCCAGGCCCACTGGACCCGAGGTGGGCTAGCTTTTTGCCTAAGTCGCTGGGCAACCTCCGGCAGGTGCCCCAAACTCTCTGAGCCCCACTGGGCCATCTGTGACAAGGGAGGACCGAGGGCCCCACCTCACAGGAAGCACCCGGCACCACACTGCCCACCTGAGGGAGGTGCCCTGGGAACCCCAGCATTTTTCATTGTTCCAGTTTCTCTTCTCCCAGAGACAAGGTGGAGGACAACGCTGAACCCACACAGGCGGAAGGGGTGGACGGTGGCGCTCCGAGCAGGTTATGACTCTCTCCCACCCGCCTCCCTTGTCTCCACGCTGAGGGCGGCCGCCCCCAACGCACCTTGCTTGTCCCCTGTGAGCACCCACACTTTGATGTTCCCCTGCTTGAGACACTGGATGGTTTCGGGGACGCCGTCCTGGAGCCTGTCCTCAATGGCTGTGGCTCCCAGCAGCTGAGGGGGCacggggcggggggcagggaaGAGACTGAGCAGGGAGCCAGCTCCCGGCAGGGGTGGGGGTCCCGGGCCCGCCCCCCGCTCCGCCCACCTGGAGGTTCTGCTCCATCTCCTCATACAGCTGGTGCAGGGCGTGGGCCCGGTTCTGCAGCAGGAGGCTGGCCTCCTGGTGGCGCTGGTGCCACTGCTCATACGCATCCTTGTCCACCTCCTTGTAGGCGAGGCACAGCGTCCGCAGGGTCTGCTCAGCCAAAGACTGGGGGCCGGCGGGCGGGCACCACCCGGTCACCACCTTGCCTCCTTGCACgcctccagccccgcccccggccctgccctctgcctgcGCTCCTGGGACCTTGTCCCCACCCACAGCCCGTCCTCCCCCAAGAGAGGGGCGGGTGGTGCACCACCCGGGGCCCAAACCTGCCCTGTCTGGGCCCCTGGGCCCCCTGGTGCCCAGCCCCATTCTGCCTCCAGACCTCTGCACCTGAGGTCCCCTGGCCAGCAGCCCCCTCCTGCCGCTTCACGtggccatttcttttttttgaagaagaagaagatcagccctgagctaacatcctctgccaatcctcctctttttttttgccgaggaagactggccctgagctaacatccgtgcccatcttcctctactttctatgtgggacgcctaccacagcatggtgatccgaaccagcgaacactgggccgccgaagtggaacgtgtgcacttaaccgctgcaccaccaggctggccccaggtgtggCAATTTCTAATGACCCTGCAAGACCCTGGGTGCAGCCCCCTGGGCCCCTCCCGGACCCCGGGGCCCAGGAATGTCTGCGCCCCACACTTGGCCTCATTTTTCAAGGGGCTGAGGCCTCGGGGTGGGGAGGGAACAGGAAGGATCCTGAGGGACTCTGTCTCGAGCCCCCCGGGGGGGGACCCAGAGCTCACTCACCCCAGGGACGCTGCTCTGGGGACCAGGTGGCCCTGAGGAAGGCATCTGCCATGGCTCCTGCTTCCGTCCTatgccccccaccctgccccctgcTTTCTGCCCCAACCGGTGGCCCCCGGTGTCTCTCAATTTTGCTCTTGACTAGAGGGTGGCCCCTGGGCATCAGGAGCTTCAGACAGGCCTTTGTCCctcttgtgcctcagtttacccatctgttcCATGGGGCCGTTGAGCCGAGCCGTCTTACTCCTGGCCTCTGGGTCATGATCTGACTGCAGTTCCCTAGTTCTGAGTCGGAGACCTGACTCCCGGCTCCCCACACACCCCGCTCCCCGCTCCCAGCAGCGCAGGGAACTCTGGGAGGCCCGAAGCAGAGGGATGCGTGACATTCTTTCCACAAACAGCTCCCACCACTGGCCCCTGTGCGGAGTGATGTTGGGGACCCAGCAAAGTCCTCGGGGAGCCCCACAGGGTCAAGGataggacagagagagaggtgcCGGCATCGTACGCCAGCCCCATGTTAGGGTCCAGGCAGGAGAGGCTCCCTGGAGGTGGGGACCTTGTGGCTGAGTCCTGGGTCCCCAAAGATCCTGAGTGACTAAGAGGAGGAAGGCATTCCAAGCAGGAGGGAGAGTgcatgcaaaggtcctgaggcatcACCTGAGCACGGGGAAACTGCAAGCCAGAAATGGGGGTCCTGGGAACCCCTCAAGGGGCAAGGCCATACCAGGCTAGATGGGAAGAAAGACGCAGCCTCGAAAGCTGGGCTGAGGAGTTTGGGATCCAGCCACAGAGAGGAAAGATTTGGCCGGGAGGGGGGCAGCGTCCAGGGTCAAAGGCTAACCACAAGGTGCCTTTGAGTAACTGAGAAAAAGTCACCCCCTCTGAGCAAGTGCAGCTTGAAGTtcagccccctcccagcccatGTGTGTGCGGGATTGGGGGTGGAGGCAGAAAGGACTtcgtgcagtgcacaacctggcCAACTGTACATGGTTACCTGAGGCCATTTCTCTACACACTGTCCTCCTTTGCCCCCCTCCTCCTGTCCCTGGGCCCTCAATCCCTGCCCATCTGCCCTCACGTCCCACAAGGACTCACGGCCAGGATGTCCTCCGTGGTCCACTCCATCACGCCTTTCTTGCGCAAGCGCTCAAAGATGACCGTGTCGGCGCCTTTGGTATACAGGTAGATGGAGCCCTCGGGGTCTCGGACTGCGGAGGGAGAGGCCGGGCTGCCCACCACACGCGCTCCCCTCCCCGCCCGCCTCCACCCCCGTCCCGGGGGGGAGGCGAGGGCTCTGGGCCCCAGGGGACCGGCCACCTAGCGCCGCTCACCCAGCACCGACATGCGCTTTCGGACACTGTTGAAGTCCATCATGGCCAGCACCTGGTACACCCGCTCCTCGCCCAGCTCCATCACCGTGATGCTGTCCTGCGTGCGCGCCAGGAACACATAGCCGAAATTCCGCGCGGCCGTCACCAGCGCCTCCTCATCGGGCGACGCCGCCTGGTACAACAGCTggtctggagggggagggggccgcGGGGCAGGACCAGCGGTTCGCTGAGAACAACCCGGTCGGTCAGgacccacccctaccccaaccctgGCGGCCGGTTCTGCTTCCATCCCCAGCACAGGGCGGAAGCACACCAGATATTTGTGGGATGAGGGTCCCTGGGCCGGTACCACCTCTAAGCCCAGTAAAGGAAGCTGGATGCCTgggccccagccttgaggacctCCCCCTCCCGGCTTGATAACAGACCTCGAGCCCCGGGCCTGGACGCCCTCTAGGTCCACAAGAGGTGAGGCTTGGGACGGGGGCCGGAGCGCCCTCTCGGGCGGGTGGAGGTGGCACAGGCCGGCCGGGCACTCACTGTTCCTTTCCTGCACCATCACCGTGTGGCAGATGGCCAGCAGGCGCCAGAACTCGCGCACCATCTTGTCCTTGTTGCCGCGCACAGCCTGCAGGAGCTCCGCGTTGTGGAAGGGCAGCTTCCCGTCGGAGAATTTGTTCCAGAGGTAGGGGCTCTCCTGCGGGGCGGTGAGCGCATGGGCCGGCTCTGGGGGCGTAGCTGGCCGTCCCCCCCACCACCCGGCCGCCCGGCGCCTCGGGGTTGGCCACGCTCACCTTGCGGCCGGTCTTCTTTTCCTCGTCGCCTGCAGAAAGACCCCGCTTCAGGCCTCAGCTCCCCGGGCCCCACTCGGGGGTCCCGCAGCCCCCACCCGCCAAGCTCAGGCTTCCTGGAGCCGCCAGATGCAGCCAGACCAGCCGGGCCCAGCGCTCAGGACCTGTCGCCCCCAGCAACCAAGGACCCCCAGCCTCAGCCTCACCTTCTGCTcaaaggagggaaagaggcagcCCCATCTCCcagggggcccaggagggcagcccGGAGGGGGACTCAGTCCTAAGAAACACGTTTTGTCTTATGTCCTCATGGTGTCCTTTGAAAACTGGGAAACTTGGCTGCTTACTTTGAAAAACTGGAtgatttcacataaaaacctgGGTCCACAGTGCTTCTAGGAACATCACAGGACCCGGCCCGGGGTGGATGCCGCTTGCCACAGACCCCACTGCTCCCTATCGCCCCCCTCCCAGTCCCCGGCCGAGGGTCAGGTGGCATTTGCCAGAGGTGCTGGTCGCTGCCCACCCGCCCTGATTATGACCCAGCCCGGTCCTCTGCCAGCTTCTGGTCTAGACCACGTGCCCTTGTTGGAAGCTAGACCGGGGGTGGAGACCTACGCCCACCCCGCCGCCCATTTTCGTGTGGCCCGCGAGCTCGGAAGGGTTTTCACGTTTCTAAACGGCTTGGGGGAAATTGTAACAAGGACGTTATCCCGTGACACAACAAACGCCATGAAAATTCGAAATTCAGCGTCCACATGCCCACAGTGGCCGGGGCTCCCAAGTTCAGTCTGTCAACCCCCAAATGACATGAGGCCGCGGTTCTGTGGCTCGATCTGGGTGGGAGTGCCAGGCACGGGGCAGGTGGGACATCCACGAGACCCATGCAGCCCCCTGGGGGGGGCCCTCCATCAGCCCAAGGCCAGTGTCCCGGCCGCGGCGGGGTGCCGGGCGGGGCCCCACCGTAGAGGACGCCGTTGATGCAGCATTTCTTGAAGGTCATGATGTTCTGGGTGAGCGTGCCCGTCTTGTCCGAGAAGATGTACTCCACCTGGCCCAGCTGGTCGTTGAGGCTCGTGCTGCGGGCCTTGGCGGGCATATCTTTCGGCTCGTAGTACATCTGCGTGTCCCAGTTGATGAAGACGCTGTTCCCCAGGTAGATGAACTCGGCCCTGCAAAGGCAGCCGGGTCACTTCCCTGGCCCCCCGTGCCCCCCGGGGAGCGGGCTGGCGGGCGGGCAGTGGGAGGGGGGCCCCGGGGACCCACATGATGAACATGGCCATGGGCACCATGACGCTCAGCAGGATGAGGAAGCCCCAGAAGATGAAGAAGGACTCGGTGGCCATGGTGCGCGCGTGCTTGGCGGCCACGTAGTGGTGCTTGGTCTTGAACTCCTTCACCTTGTACCAGAAGCCCACGGTCAGGGCCGCCGAGATCAGCACCAGGGACACAAAGATCTGTGGGGCGGGCGGGAGACGGCCAAGCGTGGGGGCACCCGGGCGGCCCCGAGACACCCCGGGGACTCGCTGGTGGTGACACGCTCGGCGAGAAAGGACAAACGTGGACACGGGACCCCCGCCCCGGGCTCTGCCATCAGGATGAAGGGGCGGCGGGGAGGCAGCTGGCCGTCCcggagcggggagggggggaaCGGCAGGGTTTGGCCAGGTGTCCCAgctgctgtttttttaaattattattacagTAACTTTTAAGAAGATAAAGTTGACTGCACAGAAAGTTAAGGGGTGTTAAAGGTCAGGAGAGGAGGGGAGCGTTTTATGATCTCCTGAGATTTTGGGAAAAGTCAGGATCAAAATTTGTcttacagaaacatttttttttttaatcgttGTTTTAAGAAAAGATTCTCTGGCCCACAGACCTGTCCGTGGGATCAGGCCGCACATTTTGAAGAGGGGAGACAGGCCTGGAAGACGGCGGTGGGGCTTCTGTGGGTGCGCCGTCCCCCCGGGGCAGGGGCCCCGGGCCGCTTACCACGATCACCAGCCTGTTGATCAGGAGGTCTAGCTTGGTTCTCTTCAGGTGGATCTTGCCACAGTTCCTCATGATCTTCGTGTCAAAACCTGCAGGGTTTGCATCCCtccttccatccatccctccatccctccttccatccacccctccaaccatccatccctccatccatccctccaaccatccctccatccatccatccatccatccatccctccctccatccatccatccatccatctctccatccctccctccatccatccctccaaccatccctccatccatccctccctccatccatccatcatccatccatcactccctccatccctccattcattcctccatttttccatccatccatccctctatcccttccatccatccctccattcatccttccatccatccacccctcCTTCCATATAtccatctgtttgtttgtttgtttgttttgaggaagattatccctgagctaactgctgccaatcctcctctttttgctgaggaagactggcctgagctaacatccgtgcgcatctccttctactttatacgtgggatgcctaccacagcatggcttttgccaagtggtgccatgtctgcccctgggatctgaaccggcgaattccaggccgccaagaagcagaacgtgtgaacttaactgccgcatcaccaggccggcccttccATCTGTTTTTCTATCCACCCACCCGCCCACCCACTCACCCCATCCTCCATCCCTCCGTCAACCCACCCTCCACCCAcacccccatccatccatccacctgtccaGCCGCCCATTCTCCTGTTGACACACAAGCATCCCACTTCTTCCAGCCAAGACAAGGACGCTGGCTGAACACGTCCATCTCTACAGTTTCAGAACCCAGGGTCCAGAGAGGCCACGCCAGGAGCCCCACATCACGGCACAGATGCATGTGGCAGCCGGGCCTGGCTTTGTGACTTCTTGCCGATGACTTCAGGGTTCTCACCGCCCCCCACCAGGACAGCTCACACTCTGGGGCCCAGAGGGGCGGTACCCGCGTAGATGACCAGCCCGTAGCAGGTGTGCGTGTTCCGGATCTTGCAGCCTCGTAGGAGGATGTTGCCGATGTCCAGGGGGTATTTCCTCCCCATCCACTCCAGGCACCCCACAAACTGGTGCATCCGGCTGTTGGGTTCCTCACACACCACCTTGCCTGTGAGCAACTGGGAGGTCAGGGAGCTGCGGGCATGGCTGGGCTCGGGCCACCCCTCTCCAACGCGGCAGGGGTGGGCTTGTGAAATGTTCCTATCACCCTCTGGCTCTGGCCGCCCTCATGGCCCCGCACAGCCCCAAACTTCCCTGCTggcacctccacccccaccacgtGGCCTAGCTGCTCCAGTGCTGGCCCCTTccggcctcagggcctttgcacatgctgttccccaTACCAGGACTcacacctcctcagggaagccctccctgacctggTTCCCCCCCGCCAGCCTCTTCCTCATGGTTATGATCCAGGGATGTCACTAGACGTCTACTCCTCCATGACAGCAGGTGCCAACCTCGTCTCGGTCGAGCTGGGACCCTGGGGCCCACCCCAGCACCTGATGCACagttggtgcttaataaatgtgcGAGGAGGGAAAGTAGGAAGGACACCCACAGGCAGGAGATTCGTCCAGCACCCCGAAACCACAGGGGACAAATGCAGGGCATGGGGTGGAGTTTTCCGGAAGGTGGTGGGAGCAGAGAAGTTCCTACTGGGTGCTGGGGCCTCTCCACCAACGCTCCCCAGCATGATAGCGCTGGCCCCCCTTCTgtctgagaaaacaggctcagggTGCAAAGGCCGGCCAAGGGCTGTGCCTGGCAAGGGTTAAAATGACAACGgtaggggccggccaggtggcgcagcagttaagtgcgcacgttccacttcggtggcccagggttcaccagttcggatcccaggtgtggacacagcaccgcttgtcaagccatgctgtggtaggcgtcccacatataaagtagaggaagatgggcacagatgttagctcagggccagtcttcctcagcaaaaagaggaggattggcagcagatgtcagctcagggctactcttcctcaaaagaaaaaaaaaaacgacaaCAAGATGCAGGCTGGGACCCCAGAAGGGAGCGACCTGGAGGGCCATGGGGTTCTTGAACAACCCTCACCTGCTCTGCCTCACTCCGTCTCAGAGACTGAGTTTGTCCTGAGTGTGGAAATAGGGGCTGTCGTGGGGTGGGGTGGATTGGGGGGCGGAGGAGCCCGGGGACAAACCCACGCCTCTCaccacctctctgaccctcagacTCCTCCTCTAAAAACTGGGGCGATGCCTTGCAGGGAGGCTGGGTCAGGTCAGGGCCTGGAGAGAGCTGTTGGGACGGGCATGGCCTCCGTCCACACCAGCGAGGCCTTTCCCCAGTCATGCGACCAGCGTGTGGACGTCGGGAGCCAGGGTGCTGCGCTTTGAGACAAAGAGTCTGCAGCAGAACCACACAGAGCGACTTGCCTTTGCAACAAGACAGGAAAAATCGTAACAACCAAGGGTCCCCTTGCTGGGCCGCAGCAAACGGTAACTATACCCACAGGGGTGAGATGGCTCCAGACGGAAAATGAGAAACTGCCGGGGGGGGATGGCGCCCTGTCGCTGGCGGCGTTTCCCACCACGGCTGCGAGTCCTTAGCCCATGGACGCAGGCTGCCTTTTCGATCAAACCGCCAAAAAGGTTTCCTTTAATCTGGtcgtgtttattttttttcttttaaagattggcacctgcgctaacaactgttgccaattttttttttttttctgtctgctttttctccccaaatcgccccgggtacatagttgtgtatttcagttgtgggtccttctagctgtgacatgtgggacgccacctcagcgaggcctgatgaggggtgccatggccgcgcccaggatccgaaccggcgaaaccctgggccgctgcagcagagcgtgcgaacttaaccactcggccacggggccggccccatggccatgtttttacaaataaaacgTAAACTCCTGATAAAATGCTGCAGGGGGTCTTGTAACAACAGTAGCAGGCAGAACTGACCGTACCTGTCTGGGTAGATGCTGCCTGGGACACACCCCCACCCCGACACCCCATTACGGACCCCAAACCCAGTGAGGCGGGGGGCTTTCACGCCCACTGCACGGAGGGGCGGACGGAGGCCAGAGGGGTGGACGGCACTGTGGTCCCCCACTCACCACCTCTCACCTTGGAAGGACGCCATCTTCTTCACATTGTTCAGCTCATGGTGGGTGACCATTGGCGCCTGCCTGAACTTCAAGTTGGTCTCCCTGGTGATGAGAAGGGGAGCGAGGGGAAGGTGGGGACCAGATGGCGCCCAGGCAAGGCGCCCCCCTAGCCCCCTTCCAGAGTCACTCAGACGTTTTCGCCAAGCACCTACTGTGCGTCAGCTGCTCATcaggaggctgaggcccagagagggagagggccttgctcaaggtcacacagggtgTCTGCAAAAGGGCTGAGGCCAGAGTGTCGGCCTTCCTGCCTTTGGGGTGGTGGCACCTGGCGCACAGTAGGGCTCCCAGAAATGTTGGTGTGAA
The Equus caballus isolate H_3958 breed thoroughbred chromosome 7, TB-T2T, whole genome shotgun sequence genome window above contains:
- the ATP8B3 gene encoding phospholipid-transporting ATPase IK isoform X3, whose protein sequence is MGSLAYREGLEDEEKNSGFTWEVKANSRAYNSRFKEKAFLCWQRPKYKTNIIHTAKYNFFSFLPLNLCEQFRRMSNLYFLLIIILQSIPEISTLPWFTLFAPLVCLLVIRATRDLMDDIGRHRSDRVINNRPCQVLVGKSFRWKRWKNLCVGDVVCLRRDNIVPADLLLLASTEPSSLCYVETADIDGETNLKFRQAPMVTHHELNNVKKMASFQGKVVCEEPNSRMHQFVGCLEWMGRKYPLDIGNILLRGCKIRNTHTCYGLVIYAGFDTKIMRNCGKIHLKRTKLDLLINRLVIVIFVSLVLISAALTVGFWYKVKEFKTKHHYVAAKHARTMATESFFIFWGFLILLSVMVPMAMFIMAEFIYLGNSVFINWDTQMYYEPKDMPAKARSTSLNDQLGQVEYIFSDKTGTLTQNIMTFKKCCINGVLYGDEEKKTGRKESPYLWNKFSDGKLPFHNAELLQAVRGNKDKMVREFWRLLAICHTVMVQERNNQLLYQAASPDEEALVTAARNFGYVFLARTQDSITVMELGEERVYQVLAMMDFNSVRKRMSVLVRDPEGSIYLYTKGADTVIFERLRKKGVMEWTTEDILASLAEQTLRTLCLAYKEVDKDAYEQWHQRHQEASLLLQNRAHALHQLYEEMEQNLQLLGATAIEDRLQDGVPETIQCLKQGNIKVWVLTGDKQETAVNIGFACQLLSENMLILEEKEITRILEAYWESNNNLLGKNCLKKRFLPQVKMAMVINGDFLDQLLLSLRKEPRALVQSADADAEEPWQEPGERRTDFLQARRLSLMWRSLGTQLRSTGLASPDQKARAHESPEMRRERAFVELASRCQAVICCRVTPKQKALIVALVKKYQHVVTLAIGDGANDVNMIKTADIGVGLAGQEGMQATQNSDYVLAQFCFLQRLLLVHGRWSYLRVCKFLRYFIYKTLASMMAQVWFAFYSGFTAQPLYEGWFLALFNLLYTTLPVLYIGLFEQDVSAEQSLKLPELYIVGQKDELFNYWVFLQAVAHGMGTSLVNFFMTLWVCRDSGGPVIFGDYQSFAEVVALSGLLSVTMEVILILKYWTVLFVLAILLSLCLYILMTWASQSFWLFKLSPKTFPFLYADRNVLSQSPILLVILVNVSLNTLPVLAFRLIHQTLKKPRPKEEEEAPSEELVTPEPMPYIHRESRGRRSSYAFSHREGYADLITQGTSLRKPPGVNSDMLTEQKVPSDEELPPSFEELPWYSRRMSFLGRKRHQHRGKVSSEDMQPTTVVSSSFTVDGPSSPHLKNQLSLARSVAASTEWQSRSFQEKLPVKQGRSLSVGYWSFSLPKSLPLARKRPPSLQDMPLSLRENQLPLSGSQPPSSGQLPLESQPGAWEARKPLWSVSLPSLKSLEKELELPEEEELGPPPTDTSSTLVEVTPLSTEESSAYELPMEGEPGPEEGQPVVPSGDQVPPNPAEQPPLPEKDQ